From a region of the Haloferax volcanii DS2 genome:
- a CDS encoding branched-chain amino acid ABC transporter permease, which translates to MSEKDANPSAKDALVGGSLFGRWEKLRGREGTVVGITAILVAVFPYIFARAPVVSGVLQGYQSLATLILIWGIFAIGFDLLLGYTGLLSFGHAAFWGGAAYAAGIVAKNVSGDPIVMVVSGTLFAVLLAWVLGFLSLRRSGIYFSILTLAFAQMFYYMAASPLAFLTNGENGLTGVEVGSFLGVIHLEADIPSVGGMLLGTWLYAFVGAFFVGAVAVAYRILNSPYGMVFRAIRENEQRAEFVGFNVWRYKLMAFIISGAFAGIAGSLFTIHGAYVPLQSLFWTESGDIVVMTVLGGAGSMFGPVLGVGLYLYIENIVSTIQALTIPFTGIVLVRDFGFYWHLLLGLVFVVVVWVVPDGLWGILTRLRELAVDLGSRAANRVRSRFGNGGDGR; encoded by the coding sequence ATGAGCGAGAAGGACGCCAACCCGAGCGCCAAAGACGCGCTCGTCGGCGGCAGTCTGTTCGGTCGTTGGGAGAAACTCCGCGGCCGCGAGGGGACGGTCGTCGGCATCACGGCCATCCTCGTCGCGGTGTTCCCGTACATCTTCGCCCGTGCCCCCGTCGTCTCGGGGGTTTTACAGGGCTACCAGAGCCTCGCGACGCTCATCCTCATCTGGGGCATCTTCGCCATCGGCTTCGACCTGCTTCTCGGCTACACCGGGCTGCTCTCGTTCGGCCACGCGGCCTTCTGGGGTGGCGCAGCGTACGCCGCCGGCATCGTCGCCAAGAACGTCAGCGGCGACCCCATCGTGATGGTCGTCTCGGGGACGCTGTTCGCCGTGTTGCTCGCGTGGGTGCTCGGCTTCCTGTCGCTCCGCCGCAGCGGCATCTACTTCTCCATCCTCACGCTGGCGTTCGCCCAGATGTTCTACTACATGGCCGCGTCGCCGCTGGCGTTTCTGACCAACGGCGAAAACGGCCTGACCGGCGTCGAGGTCGGTAGTTTCCTCGGCGTCATCCACCTCGAAGCCGACATCCCGTCCGTCGGCGGGATGCTCCTCGGGACGTGGCTGTACGCCTTCGTCGGCGCTTTCTTCGTCGGCGCGGTCGCGGTCGCCTACCGCATCCTCAACTCCCCGTACGGGATGGTGTTCCGCGCCATCCGCGAGAACGAACAGCGCGCCGAGTTCGTCGGCTTCAACGTCTGGCGCTACAAGCTCATGGCGTTCATCATCTCTGGCGCGTTCGCCGGCATCGCCGGGAGCCTCTTTACCATCCACGGGGCGTACGTCCCCCTCCAGTCGCTGTTCTGGACGGAGTCGGGCGACATCGTCGTCATGACCGTCCTCGGCGGCGCGGGCTCGATGTTCGGGCCGGTTCTCGGCGTGGGGCTGTACCTCTACATCGAGAACATCGTCAGCACCATTCAGGCGCTGACGATTCCCTTCACGGGCATCGTGCTCGTCCGGGACTTCGGGTTCTACTGGCACCTGCTCTTGGGCCTCGTCTTCGTCGTGGTCGTCTGGGTCGTCCCCGACGGCCTGTGGGGCATCCTGACCCGCCTCCGCGAACTCGCGGTCGACCTCGGTTCGAGGGCGGCGAACCGCGTCCGCTCGCGCTTCGGAAACGGGGGTGACGGTCGATGA
- a CDS encoding ABC transporter ATP-binding protein: MSLLEIDAIDAYYGESHIIRDLSMSVEEGEICALLGRNGAGKTTTLRCIAGATPPEVREGTIRFKDDDITGVPAEDVSVRGISLVPEERRIFPNLSVAENLHLAEVVNNKSNTFGRSLSFGHKGMSTEEVYDQFPRLDERRDQRAGTLSGGEQQMLAIARALKQNTDLLLLDEPYEGLAPKIIEDVEDAVERISDAGTTILLVEQNAAAAIKLADRAYVIDQGGIVFDGTAEELRDDDETRERYLGV; the protein is encoded by the coding sequence ATGAGTCTCCTCGAAATCGACGCCATCGACGCCTACTACGGCGAGAGCCACATCATCCGCGACCTCTCGATGAGCGTCGAGGAAGGCGAGATATGCGCGCTCCTCGGCCGCAACGGCGCGGGCAAGACCACCACGCTCCGGTGTATCGCCGGCGCGACGCCGCCCGAAGTACGGGAGGGCACTATCCGGTTCAAAGACGACGACATCACGGGCGTCCCCGCCGAAGACGTGTCGGTCCGGGGCATCTCGCTGGTGCCCGAGGAGCGGCGCATCTTCCCGAACCTCTCCGTCGCCGAGAACCTCCACCTCGCGGAGGTCGTCAACAACAAGTCGAACACCTTCGGCCGGTCGCTGTCGTTCGGCCACAAGGGGATGTCGACCGAGGAGGTCTACGACCAGTTCCCCCGACTGGACGAGCGGCGAGACCAGCGCGCGGGGACGCTTTCGGGCGGCGAACAGCAGATGCTCGCCATCGCGCGCGCCCTGAAGCAGAACACGGACCTGCTGCTCCTCGACGAGCCCTACGAGGGGCTCGCGCCGAAGATTATCGAGGACGTTGAGGACGCGGTCGAGCGCATCAGCGACGCGGGCACGACCATCCTGCTCGTCGAGCAGAACGCCGCGGCGGCCATCAAACTCGCGGACCGCGCGTACGTCATCGACCAAGGGGGCATCGTCTTCGACGGGACCGCCGAGGAACTCCGCGACGACGACGAGACTCGCGAGCGGTATCTGGGGGTTTGA
- a CDS encoding branched-chain amino acid ABC transporter permease, with protein sequence MSLLSDVLVILLNGLQQGAIYVLLAVGLSIILGTLKFVNFAHGALYLVGTYAGLFVALNVPLSNGKLAEWGFSSFGLDIGFLAALLFVPLFVFGVGLLMERYLARAFYDRPDTDQILVTFGLAIVVQELFRVLFGSNSLPFEQPERILSVGSFAGIPVSGPIALPIVGNFPQWRLWVIGITAVLVALVYLLVEYTDFGLVVRAGTRDAEMVRLLGIKITRPYIVVFGIGAALAGVAGVVGGPLNVVNPTIGTNILVPAFLTVVIGGVGSIAGAVVGGIVFGLTTAALVSFAPAWSQVGLYAIAAIVLLTRPQGLLGDEEVAP encoded by the coding sequence ATGAGCCTTCTGTCGGACGTACTCGTCATCCTGCTCAACGGGCTGCAGCAGGGGGCTATCTACGTCCTCTTGGCGGTCGGTCTCTCCATCATCCTCGGCACGCTCAAGTTCGTCAACTTCGCGCACGGCGCGCTGTATCTCGTCGGCACGTACGCGGGGCTGTTCGTCGCGCTGAACGTGCCGCTTTCGAACGGGAAGCTAGCGGAGTGGGGCTTTTCGAGCTTCGGGCTCGACATCGGCTTTCTGGCCGCCCTGCTTTTCGTCCCGCTTTTCGTCTTCGGCGTCGGCCTGCTGATGGAGCGGTACCTCGCGCGGGCGTTCTACGACCGCCCCGACACCGACCAGATTCTCGTCACGTTCGGCCTCGCAATCGTCGTCCAGGAGCTGTTTCGCGTCCTGTTCGGCAGCAACAGCCTGCCGTTCGAACAGCCCGAGCGAATCCTCTCTGTCGGCTCGTTCGCCGGCATTCCCGTCTCCGGCCCGATTGCGCTGCCCATCGTCGGTAACTTCCCGCAGTGGCGGCTCTGGGTCATCGGCATCACGGCCGTCCTCGTGGCGCTCGTGTACCTGCTCGTCGAGTACACCGACTTCGGTCTCGTCGTCCGCGCCGGGACCCGCGACGCCGAGATGGTCCGACTCCTCGGCATCAAAATCACCCGCCCGTACATCGTCGTCTTCGGCATCGGCGCGGCGCTCGCCGGGGTGGCGGGCGTCGTCGGCGGCCCGCTGAACGTCGTCAACCCGACTATCGGGACGAACATCCTCGTCCCGGCGTTCCTGACGGTCGTCATCGGCGGGGTCGGCAGCATCGCCGGCGCTGTCGTCGGCGGCATCGTCTTCGGTCTCACGACCGCTGCGCTCGTCTCCTTCGCGCCCGCGTGGTCGCAGGTCGGCCTGTACGCCATCGCGGCCATCGTCCTCCTGACGCGACCGCAGGGTCTGCTCGGCGACGAGGAGGTGGCCCCATGA
- a CDS encoding substrate-binding protein has translation MAGLAGCTGGGDGGGGDGGGGSDGGGGDGGDGGDDYPALGNFPIEGDTATFGFNVPQSGPYASEGEDELRAYQLAVKHLNEGGGWVDSQFDDLSGDGVLGYTIDHVDGDTATDADQARQSASGMIQRDDAIMISGGSSSAVAIAVQGLCQNEKVMFMCCLTHSNDTTGKDCVRYSFREMFNAYMTGQALAPVVRDAYGEGLQFYQLYADYSWGQTQQASMEQFMTDVAGWEQVESVATPLGTSDYSTYLSEAQSSGADVLILNHYGLDGANSMQQAIDAGIDEDMEIIVPLYNRPMAQAAGGAIEGIYGTVAWDSQIDNTPSQEFTQAFRDEYDRTPSGPAQLAYAQTLQYAAAVERAGTFYPPEVIKQLEDYEYDNIGMGSETMRGCDHQAQRDVPVVQGLPASEQSEGTYFNIVNITSRDDLGYACDAGPAAECELGSYE, from the coding sequence TTGGCAGGGCTGGCGGGGTGTACCGGCGGTGGCGACGGCGGCGGTGGTGATGGTGGCGGCGGTAGCGACGGCGGCGGCGGTGACGGCGGCGATGGTGGCGACGACTACCCGGCGCTGGGCAACTTCCCCATCGAGGGCGACACGGCCACGTTCGGATTCAACGTCCCGCAGTCGGGACCGTACGCCTCGGAGGGTGAAGACGAGCTTCGAGCCTATCAGCTCGCGGTGAAGCACCTCAACGAGGGCGGCGGTTGGGTCGACTCGCAGTTCGACGACCTCTCCGGCGACGGCGTGCTCGGCTACACTATCGACCACGTGGACGGGGACACGGCCACGGACGCGGACCAGGCGCGACAGTCCGCCTCGGGGATGATTCAGCGCGACGACGCGATTATGATTTCGGGCGGCTCGTCCTCGGCGGTCGCCATCGCGGTCCAAGGGCTGTGTCAAAACGAGAAAGTCATGTTCATGTGCTGTCTGACGCACTCGAACGACACCACCGGAAAGGACTGCGTCCGCTACTCCTTCCGGGAGATGTTCAACGCCTACATGACCGGACAGGCGCTCGCGCCGGTCGTCCGCGACGCCTACGGCGAGGGTTTGCAGTTTTATCAGCTCTACGCCGATTACAGCTGGGGCCAGACCCAGCAGGCGTCGATGGAGCAGTTCATGACCGACGTGGCCGGCTGGGAGCAGGTGGAGTCGGTCGCGACCCCGCTCGGCACCTCCGACTACTCGACGTACCTCTCGGAGGCCCAGAGCTCGGGCGCGGACGTGCTCATCTTGAACCACTACGGCCTCGACGGCGCGAACTCCATGCAGCAGGCCATCGACGCCGGCATCGACGAGGACATGGAAATCATCGTTCCGCTGTACAACCGCCCGATGGCGCAGGCGGCGGGCGGTGCGATAGAGGGAATCTACGGCACCGTCGCGTGGGACTCGCAGATAGACAACACGCCGTCGCAGGAGTTCACGCAGGCGTTCCGAGACGAGTACGACCGGACGCCATCGGGGCCCGCTCAACTGGCGTACGCACAGACGCTCCAGTACGCGGCCGCCGTCGAGCGCGCGGGCACGTTCTACCCGCCGGAGGTCATCAAGCAACTCGAAGACTACGAGTACGACAACATCGGGATGGGCTCGGAGACGATGCGCGGCTGTGACCACCAGGCGCAGCGAGACGTGCCGGTCGTCCAGGGGCTTCCCGCCTCCGAGCAGAGCGAGGGGACGTACTTCAACATCGTCAACATCACCAGCCGCGACGACCTCGGCTACGCGTGCGACGCCGGGCCGGCGGCCGAGTGTGAACTCGGGTCCTACGAGTAG
- a CDS encoding long-chain-fatty-acid--CoA ligase — protein MKKPLLVTEFLDRARRYYGDEEAVVATTGERFTYDELGERADGFSAALQSRGVEKGDRVAVLDPNTHYHLEAAYGSMQLGAVHMPLNYRLVPADFEYVLNDADVTAVYADYAFAEKIDAVRDEIPAEIFVTNDPEKAAESTDGEWLDFDELVAESTDYERPEMDEDDIITINYTSGTTGDPKGVCRTHRAETIHAYLISMHQDIGDDDVYLWTLPMFHVNGWGHIYAITGHGAKHVCTRGVEAEAVLDAIRDEDVSYLCAAPTVLNILMKHYREEGGVETTGASPVRAATAGAAPPEATIRTVEDEFGWRLMHVYGATETGPLITTSEAGRYLTDGDDRFGVKKKQGIGYLGTDVRVVDEDGTDVPRDEQSVGEIVVTGNQVMEKYWNKPEETEEAFSARLEGYYHMGDLAVVDENGFISIQDRKKDIIISGGENISSIELEDTLFDHDEVADVAVIPVPSDEWGESPKAFVVPTSGDPDAPGVTAEALIAFCRERIATYKVPKEVEFVTELPKTATGKVQKYELREREWEDEGRMMGEG, from the coding sequence ATGAAGAAACCACTCCTGGTGACGGAGTTCCTCGACCGCGCGCGGCGGTACTACGGGGACGAGGAGGCGGTCGTGGCGACGACCGGCGAGCGCTTTACATACGACGAACTCGGGGAGCGCGCCGACGGCTTCTCGGCGGCGCTCCAGTCCCGCGGCGTCGAGAAGGGCGACCGTGTCGCGGTGCTCGACCCCAACACGCACTACCACCTCGAAGCCGCCTACGGGTCGATGCAGTTGGGTGCGGTCCACATGCCGCTGAACTACCGGCTCGTCCCCGCGGACTTCGAGTACGTGCTGAACGACGCGGACGTGACGGCCGTCTACGCCGACTACGCCTTCGCCGAGAAGATAGACGCGGTCCGCGACGAGATTCCCGCTGAGATTTTCGTCACGAACGACCCCGAGAAGGCCGCCGAATCGACCGACGGGGAGTGGCTCGACTTCGACGAACTGGTCGCGGAGTCGACCGACTACGAGCGCCCAGAGATGGACGAAGACGACATCATCACCATCAACTACACGTCGGGGACGACCGGCGACCCGAAAGGCGTCTGCCGCACTCATCGCGCCGAGACGATTCACGCCTATCTCATCTCGATGCATCAGGACATCGGGGACGACGACGTGTATCTCTGGACGCTCCCGATGTTCCACGTCAACGGCTGGGGCCACATCTACGCGATTACCGGCCACGGCGCGAAGCACGTCTGCACCCGCGGGGTGGAGGCTGAGGCCGTGTTAGACGCCATCCGCGACGAGGACGTGTCGTATCTCTGCGCCGCCCCGACGGTGCTGAACATCCTGATGAAACACTACCGCGAGGAGGGGGGCGTCGAGACGACCGGCGCGAGCCCCGTCCGGGCGGCGACCGCGGGTGCGGCCCCGCCGGAGGCGACGATTCGGACCGTGGAAGACGAGTTCGGCTGGCGGCTCATGCACGTCTACGGAGCCACCGAGACCGGCCCGCTCATCACGACCTCGGAGGCCGGTCGTTACCTGACGGACGGCGACGACCGCTTCGGCGTGAAGAAGAAACAGGGCATCGGCTACCTCGGCACCGACGTTCGCGTCGTCGACGAGGACGGCACCGACGTGCCGAGAGACGAGCAGTCCGTCGGCGAAATCGTCGTCACGGGCAACCAGGTGATGGAGAAGTACTGGAACAAACCCGAGGAGACCGAGGAGGCCTTCTCGGCGCGGCTGGAGGGTTACTACCACATGGGCGACCTCGCGGTCGTCGACGAGAACGGCTTCATCAGCATTCAGGACCGCAAGAAGGACATCATCATCTCCGGCGGCGAGAACATCTCCAGCATCGAACTGGAGGACACGCTGTTCGACCACGACGAGGTCGCAGACGTGGCGGTCATCCCCGTCCCGTCCGACGAGTGGGGCGAGTCGCCGAAGGCGTTCGTCGTGCCGACGAGCGGCGACCCCGACGCGCCGGGCGTCACCGCCGAGGCGCTCATCGCGTTCTGTCGGGAGCGCATCGCGACGTACAAAGTGCCGAAGGAAGTCGAGTTCGTCACCGAACTGCCGAAGACCGCGACCGGGAAGGTTCAGAAGTACGAACTGCGCGAACGCGAGTGGGAAGACGAAGGGCGGATGATGGGAGAAGGATAG
- a CDS encoding thioredoxin family protein → MAATDIDADPETALETLIAAGAVDEAPDGTLSTTAEFEKTLAVYHDIYGAVSTEEFHRTVSELFGVAPENVEARLDEFGVTRADVVAYLAAKSFLDAPVGQDLLLVMAGLLVEITPSSPVPDALDELDDDSFESYLAAHPDAVVLVWRRFCEPCDAMKADLDAILDRVPDGVAVAGVDGEAADEFCRRFDVDSAPTLLCVRDGELRERASGRQTPAEVAAVLDRVY, encoded by the coding sequence ATGGCTGCGACCGACATCGACGCCGACCCCGAGACCGCGCTCGAAACGCTCATCGCCGCCGGCGCGGTCGACGAAGCGCCCGACGGAACGCTCTCGACCACGGCGGAGTTCGAGAAGACGCTCGCCGTCTACCACGACATCTACGGGGCGGTCTCGACCGAGGAGTTCCACCGGACCGTCTCCGAGCTCTTCGGCGTCGCCCCCGAGAACGTCGAGGCGCGACTCGACGAGTTCGGCGTCACCAGAGCCGACGTGGTGGCCTATCTCGCGGCCAAGTCGTTCCTCGACGCGCCGGTTGGCCAGGACCTCCTTCTGGTCATGGCGGGCCTGCTCGTCGAGATAACCCCGTCGTCGCCGGTGCCGGACGCCCTCGACGAACTCGACGACGACTCCTTCGAATCGTACCTCGCGGCGCACCCGGACGCCGTCGTCCTCGTGTGGCGACGCTTCTGTGAGCCCTGCGACGCGATGAAAGCGGACCTCGACGCCATCCTCGACCGCGTCCCAGACGGGGTCGCGGTCGCGGGGGTCGACGGCGAGGCGGCCGACGAGTTCTGTCGGCGCTTCGACGTCGACTCTGCGCCGACGCTCCTGTGCGTTCGTGACGGCGAACTGCGAGAACGAGCGTCCGGCCGCCAGACCCCCGCTGAGGTCGCGGCCGTCCTCGACCGGGTGTACTAG
- a CDS encoding ABC transporter ATP-binding protein codes for MTLLETENLVKEFGGLVATDDVNLTVEEDERVSIIGPNGAGKSTLINLITRRLGPTSGDIRFKGESIVGLEPHQVVQRGVSKSFQTASIFPDLTVRENAEIAALAAERGAFGFEFLRHRDSLTDVHGVARDTLDSVGLLDRADTIATDLPYGDKRRLEIGIALASEPDLLLMDEPTAGMSPEETKSTVDLIEQVKRDHGLTFVLVEHDMEIVFSISDRIVVLSRGGIIAEGTPDEIRGNEAVQEAYLGGVEL; via the coding sequence ATGACGCTCCTCGAAACCGAGAACCTCGTCAAGGAGTTCGGCGGCCTCGTCGCCACCGACGACGTGAACCTCACCGTCGAGGAGGACGAGCGCGTCTCCATCATCGGACCCAACGGCGCGGGGAAGTCGACGCTCATCAACCTCATCACGCGACGGCTCGGCCCCACCAGCGGCGACATCCGCTTCAAAGGCGAGTCAATCGTCGGCCTCGAACCGCACCAGGTGGTCCAACGCGGCGTCTCGAAGTCGTTCCAGACCGCTTCCATCTTCCCCGACCTCACCGTCAGGGAGAACGCCGAAATCGCGGCGCTGGCGGCCGAGCGCGGCGCGTTCGGCTTCGAGTTCCTGAGACATCGCGACAGCCTCACGGACGTACACGGCGTCGCCCGCGACACGCTCGACTCGGTCGGGCTGTTGGACCGCGCGGACACTATCGCGACCGACCTCCCCTACGGCGACAAGCGTCGCCTCGAAATCGGTATCGCACTCGCGAGCGAGCCCGACCTGCTCCTCATGGACGAACCGACCGCCGGCATGTCTCCCGAGGAGACGAAGTCGACGGTCGACCTCATCGAGCAGGTCAAACGCGACCACGGCCTCACGTTCGTCCTCGTCGAACACGACATGGAAATCGTCTTCAGCATCTCAGACCGCATCGTCGTCCTCAGCCGCGGCGGCATCATCGCCGAGGGCACCCCCGACGAGATTCGGGGTAACGAAGCCGTCCAAGAGGCCTACCTCGGGGGTGTCGAGCTATGA